Within the Borrelia parkeri genome, the region CTTAAGATTATCAAGACTGCCAAAAGTAGCATTTACATGCTCTTCAAAATTTTCTAAAATATTATCTTTATTCCCAGGTCTTAAAATCCTAAAATACAAAGTATGATTAGAATACCCACCAGCATTATTTCTAATAGCTGCTTGGAACTCTTTGGGAAATCGCTGAATATTTTTTAATATACTCTCAATATCCTGAGAATAATTTATTTCTGTCTTCTCAAGAACAGAATTTAAATTTACTGTATATGCATTATGATGTTTACTATGATGAATTTCCATTGTCTTAGCATCAATGTATGGCTCTAAAACATCATAAGCATAACCAAGTTCTGGTAATTTAAACACAAAATCCTCCTTTTTAGCTTTTTCCATGACAATTTTTATATTTCTTTTCACTGCCACAATAACAGGGTTCATTCCTCCCAATTTTAGGAGTACTTCTAATTATTTGAACTCCTACTGTATTACCTTTATCTGCCGAAGCAATGCCCGAAAATTCCTTATGAGTAGCACGAACATTTTTAGGCTTTTTATTTTTATAACCACTAGAATCAACATCCACTCTCACCTGCAAAGTTCGCCTTAAAGTTTCAACCTTAATATCTTTAACAAGCTCACTAAAAATCGCAAAACCTTCTTCCTTATATTCAGTAATTGGATTTTTATTAGCATAAGATCTCAGATAAACCGATTCTCTTAAAGAATCAAGATTTGCAAGATGATCTTGAAACTTAGAGTCAATATTCCTTAAATATTCATGTTTTAAAAATTCATTAAAAAATTCAACTCCTATTAATTCTTCCTTTGCATCTAAATTAGCCCTTGCAATTTCCATTAACTTATTTTTTAAATCCACAATATTCATTGTTTCAACAGAACCAACACTTTCCATCATATAAGCAAAAATTGAATTTATCTCATTTAGTACAGAACTCGTAACTACTTCACCCTTAACTTGATCAAATAAAAAATCAAGATATTCTCTTAAAGAGAGAAGAACACGTTCCTTAATATTATTATCAACAAGAATTAAATTTCTTTGAGAATAAATAAACTCCCTATGCTTTGTTATAACATCATCATACTCTAAGAGATGCTTTCTAATCTCAAAATTTCTATCTTCCACACGCTTTTGTGCATTAACTAAGGATTTCGTTAACAAAGAATGCGCAATAGGCTCACCTGTTGCCATTCCAAGTTTTCCCATTAAAGCTCTCAAATTATCGCCTGCAAAAAGCCGCATCAGATCATCTTCAAGGGATACATAAAACCTTGACCGACCAGGATCGCCCTGTCTTCCTCCTCGTCCCCTAAGCTGATTATCTATTCTTCTTGACTCATGGCGTTCACTACCAATAACATAAAGCCCACCAAGAGCCTTTACTTCCTCATAATCTTCAAGATACTGTTCTCTCTCATTTTGCATAGCCTTCTGAAACTCTTCAAGAGTCATACCCGTTCCAAACTTTTTACGAACTCGATGCTCAAGATTACCACCAAGTTTAATGTCAGTACCACGTCCAGCCATATTAGTTGCAATTGTAACAGAATGTTTTGCTCCTGCTTCAGCAATAATCAACGCTTCACGAAAATGATTCTTTGCGTTTAAAACTTCATGTCTAATACCTTTATTTTTAAACATATTTGAGAGAATTTCAGATTTTTCAATAGAAACTGTCCCAACAAGCACAGGTTGACCTTTTTTATAAGCCTCATAAACTTCATCCGTAATTGCTTTAAATTTAAATTCCTCGGTGTAATAAATAATATCATCCTCATCTATTCTTGCTACCAATTTATTCGTTGGGACAACTATAACATCAAGATTATATATTCTATGAAATTCTTTTGCCTCTGTATCAGCCGTACCAGTCATGCCAGAAATTTTTTTAAACATTCTAAACAAATTTTGAAATGTAATCGTTGCCATAGTTTTATTTTCACTTGCAACTTTAACACCTTCCTTAGCCTCAATAGCCTGATGCAATCCATCAGAATATCTGCGTCCTTTCAAAATACGACCTGTAAACTCATCAACAATTTCAACCCCAGAATCCCCAACAATATATTCTCTGTCCTTTAAAAAAAGTAAATGAGCTTTTAATGCCTGAGTCATATAATGAACATAATTAAAATTAGAATCAACATACATAGATCCCTTAATTATGCCTTTTGAAACCAAAATTTGTTCAAGATTATTTAAACCATTTGCCGTAAAAGATACTCTCTTACCCTTTTCATCAATCGTATAATCCCCATCAAGCTCATCGATCTCTAAAGGATAATCTCCAGTTTTTGGATCTTTAGAGCATTCTTTTAAAAGCGAAACAAGAGAATTGACCTCAAGATAAGCACTAGTATCTCCTTCTGTAGAACCTGAAATAATTAAAGGGGTTCTAGCCTCATCAATCAAAATAGAATCAATCTCATCGATAATACAATAATTAAAATTTCTTAAAGATTTTTGAGACAAATCAAAGCACATGTTATCTCTTAAATAATCAAATCCAAGCTCATTATTTGTAACATAAGTAATATCTTTATCGTACTCTACCTTCCGTCTAGCAGAATCCATATTAGATAACACAACACCAACACTAACTCCTAAAAGCTCAAAAACAGGTTTCATCCAATTTGAATCACGCTCCGCAAGATAATCATTAACTGTAACGATAATAACACCACCACCCGTTAAACTATTAAGGTAAGCGGCTTGCACTGAAGATAAAGTCTTACCTTCCCCTGTTTTCATCTCTATTATTTTACCCTGATGGAGCGCAAGTCCAGCAATAAGTTGAACATCATAAGGTCTCTCCTTAAGTCGCCTTCTGGCAGCTTCTCGAGACAGTGCAAATGCTCTCTCTAAAATATCTTCTAAAGTTTTACCTTCCTTAAGTTCATCTCTAAATTTCTCTGTTTCCATAGCAAAATCTTCATCTGACAAAGACAATGCCCAAGATTCAAGCTTATTAATAGTTCTCAAAACAGGAAAATAACTTTTTAGATCCCTTTTACTTTTTGAACCAATAGTTGCTTCAAATATCGCTCTTAACATATCAGGTCTCAATTCTCCTAAAACAATTGACTTTCAACCATTTAAAATAATAACATCTAAAACATGAAAAAGTTTTATAAAATTCATTTAAATCTATTTTTTATGATTATATCATGTAATATCAAAACTTTAAACGAACTTGGAGAACAACAATTTAAAATACCATTTGGAACGTTACCTGGAGAAATAACACCACTTGTAAACAAATTTACCAATTCAAGCTTTGATATCAAAACATACAATGGACTTGTATACATTGTAGAAGCAAAAGCAAATAAACTCATGATTTTTAATTCTTATGGGAAATTAATTCAAACTTACCAAAATGGCATATTCAAAACAAATTCTGATCTTAAAATCAAAAAAGTAGATTTTGAAAATATTAAGGCAATTTATCCATCAAAAGACTTTATTGTAGTATCAGATAAGCTAAATAATAAGAAATCTAAATTTGATGAGAAAGAAAATATAGCATACTCTACACGAATATTTATTTTAAATAAAGATTCATCTGTAGAAGTATTGGGACAAGAAGGACGGAATGGAACACTATTTCCACAAGTTTACGATATCAATATTGACGACAAAAACAACATAGCAATAATCACTATATCTAATGAAGGATATATAATATACTCCTACGATAAAGATCTCTCACCCCTCTACAAAATTTATGTTAATACAAATATATTACAAATACCGGAAGAAGAGAAAAAAAAATATAACATATCAATAGATAAAGTATTTTTTGAAGTAAACAAAAAAATCATTTATGTAAAGACAACTCACTATGAAAACATTAGAACAAATGAAAACATTAACGACCTTGGAGTGAGAATCAAAAATCAATATTTTTATACAATGAGCTTAAACAAAAATAAGGAATTTGAAATAAAAAATAAAATTACACTACCCCAAAACTTATTAGATGATCAACAAGAAAGTTTTATAAATATCATTGGAATTCAAAAAGATAAAATAATAGCATCCACTAACATGAGGAACCTGTCTAATACTTTAATATGGAAATTGGACAATAAGGGCAAAATAAAAGAACAAATGGTCCTAATCGAACCACC harbors:
- a CDS encoding LIC_12708 family protein, whose product is MKKFYKIHLNLFFMIISCNIKTLNELGEQQFKIPFGTLPGEITPLVNKFTNSSFDIKTYNGLVYIVEAKANKLMIFNSYGKLIQTYQNGIFKTNSDLKIKKVDFENIKAIYPSKDFIVVSDKLNNKKSKFDEKENIAYSTRIFILNKDSSVEVLGQEGRNGTLFPQVYDINIDDKNNIAIITISNEGYIIYSYDKDLSPLYKIYVNTNILQIPEEEKKKYNISIDKVFFEVNKKIIYVKTTHYENIRTNENINDLGVRIKNQYFYTMSLNKNKEFEIKNKITLPQNLLDDQQESFINIIGIQKDKIIASTNMRNLSNTLIWKLDNKGKIKEQMVLIEPPNLKFLAESLSKDGILSILYGEKNGVSVYWWNLNTLLKL
- the secA gene encoding preprotein translocase subunit SecA, with the translated sequence MLRAIFEATIGSKSKRDLKSYFPVLRTINKLESWALSLSDEDFAMETEKFRDELKEGKTLEDILERAFALSREAARRRLKERPYDVQLIAGLALHQGKIIEMKTGEGKTLSSVQAAYLNSLTGGGVIIVTVNDYLAERDSNWMKPVFELLGVSVGVVLSNMDSARRKVEYDKDITYVTNNELGFDYLRDNMCFDLSQKSLRNFNYCIIDEIDSILIDEARTPLIISGSTEGDTSAYLEVNSLVSLLKECSKDPKTGDYPLEIDELDGDYTIDEKGKRVSFTANGLNNLEQILVSKGIIKGSMYVDSNFNYVHYMTQALKAHLLFLKDREYIVGDSGVEIVDEFTGRILKGRRYSDGLHQAIEAKEGVKVASENKTMATITFQNLFRMFKKISGMTGTADTEAKEFHRIYNLDVIVVPTNKLVARIDEDDIIYYTEEFKFKAITDEVYEAYKKGQPVLVGTVSIEKSEILSNMFKNKGIRHEVLNAKNHFREALIIAEAGAKHSVTIATNMAGRGTDIKLGGNLEHRVRKKFGTGMTLEEFQKAMQNEREQYLEDYEEVKALGGLYVIGSERHESRRIDNQLRGRGGRQGDPGRSRFYVSLEDDLMRLFAGDNLRALMGKLGMATGEPIAHSLLTKSLVNAQKRVEDRNFEIRKHLLEYDDVITKHREFIYSQRNLILVDNNIKERVLLSLREYLDFLFDQVKGEVVTSSVLNEINSIFAYMMESVGSVETMNIVDLKNKLMEIARANLDAKEELIGVEFFNEFLKHEYLRNIDSKFQDHLANLDSLRESVYLRSYANKNPITEYKEEGFAIFSELVKDIKVETLRRTLQVRVDVDSSGYKNKKPKNVRATHKEFSGIASADKGNTVGVQIIRSTPKIGRNEPCYCGSEKKYKNCHGKS
- a CDS encoding superoxide dismutase; translation: MFKLPELGYAYDVLEPYIDAKTMEIHHSKHHNAYTVNLNSVLEKTEINYSQDIESILKNIQRFPKEFQAAIRNNAGGYSNHTLYFRILRPGNKDNILENFEEHVNATFGSLDNLKMALRDAAISIFGSGWAWLVLHASKELQIISRQNQDSPLMEDYKPILGIDVWEHAYYLKYQNRRVEYIDAFFKVLNWEEVSRVYNEIIE